A region from the Streptomyces sp. 3214.6 genome encodes:
- a CDS encoding SigE family RNA polymerase sigma factor gives MVLDDASAEFHEFFERHYAELARLAHLLTGEADAADDLAADALVALWQRWDRLRQADHPLAYARGVVANLARGRIRSAVRERRRITLFWSRSPEKVEGPDAAAVLDVRAALARLPYRKRACVVLRHALDLSEKDTAAALGISVGTVKSQTSKGMAELEKLLGAHAAGDLVPGRRNR, from the coding sequence ATGGTCCTCGATGACGCGTCCGCGGAGTTCCACGAATTCTTCGAACGCCACTATGCCGAGCTCGCCCGTCTGGCCCACCTCCTGACCGGCGAGGCCGACGCGGCGGACGACCTCGCGGCGGATGCCCTGGTCGCCCTGTGGCAGCGCTGGGACCGGTTGCGGCAGGCCGACCACCCGCTCGCCTACGCCCGTGGTGTGGTGGCCAACCTGGCGCGGGGGCGGATCCGCAGCGCGGTGCGGGAGCGACGCCGGATCACGCTGTTCTGGTCCCGCAGCCCCGAGAAGGTGGAGGGGCCCGACGCGGCGGCCGTGCTGGACGTCCGCGCGGCGCTCGCCCGGCTGCCGTACCGCAAGCGCGCCTGCGTGGTGCTGCGGCACGCCCTCGACCTGTCGGAGAAGGACACGGCGGCGGCGCTGGGCATATCGGTCGGAACGGTGAAGAGCCAGACCTCGAAGGGAATGGCCGAGCTGGAAAAGCTCCTGGGCGCACACGCGGCCGGGGACCTGGTGCCAGGGAGGAGGAACCGGTGA
- a CDS encoding TetR/AcrR family transcriptional regulator, whose translation MTDSSARTTKRASRSRLPRGTLSQELIVQAAFRVADSSGMEKLTFQALGRELSAHPTAIYRHFRNKDELLLALIDALHAEALANTPPPTDDWAHDLMEIAIHIHEAFLRHPRVGALAAARTARRENEFRSVERKLDCMRRAGLDDAEAARYYRVFADLVLAYSAMDASLAALSPELRDADLHAWKTDYLTLPPDKYPNIARVAPRFVGLDDPQNFVTAVQAVIDTVRAKSEREARPT comes from the coding sequence ATGACCGACAGCAGTGCCAGGACGACCAAGAGGGCGAGCCGGAGCCGGCTGCCGCGAGGCACCCTGAGCCAGGAGCTGATCGTCCAGGCGGCGTTCCGGGTCGCGGACTCCTCCGGTATGGAGAAGCTGACGTTCCAGGCCCTCGGCCGTGAGCTGTCCGCCCATCCGACGGCGATCTACCGGCACTTCCGCAACAAGGACGAACTGCTGCTGGCACTCATCGACGCCCTGCACGCGGAGGCCCTGGCCAACACTCCGCCGCCCACGGACGACTGGGCCCACGACCTCATGGAGATCGCGATCCACATCCACGAGGCGTTTCTCCGCCATCCCCGGGTGGGGGCCCTGGCTGCCGCGCGCACCGCCCGGCGGGAGAACGAGTTCCGGTCCGTGGAACGCAAACTGGACTGCATGCGCCGGGCCGGCCTCGACGACGCCGAAGCCGCCCGCTACTACCGGGTCTTCGCCGACCTGGTGCTGGCCTACAGCGCCATGGACGCGAGCCTGGCCGCGCTGTCCCCGGAGCTCCGGGACGCCGATCTGCACGCCTGGAAGACCGACTACCTCACGCTGCCGCCCGACAAGTACCCCAACATCGCGCGGGTCGCACCACGGTTCGTGGGCCTGGACGACCCCCAGAACTTCGTGACGGCCGTCCAAGCGGTCATCGACACGGTCCGGGCGAAGTCGGAGCGCGAGGCCCGCCCCACCTGA
- a CDS encoding gamma-glutamyltransferase family protein yields MSAFTERPLAATGGRWAVATPHTAAGDAAAEVLRGGGNAVDAALAAAAMLTVVYPNQCSVGGDLLALVGTRDGDVRFVNASGRSPRAVDVASLTAAHDMMPVLGALPVTVPGAVAGWSALAENWGTRPLASALAPAEAAAREGVPVAPGLAHDLARESDNLARDPGMRGVFFADGDVLAAGQTLRQPHLARSLALIASEGPAAMYGGEVGASLVKLLAAGGSAMTEGDFAAHTVELSPALAAEYDGVEYLSAGANSQGLYFLQGLKALDVARTVRGPLDPLGRDAGLVASVLAWTAGDRDRHCADPEWSSAPVDHLLSDAYARRIAEHALSGTAVDLLAQRKATGDTVAVVVADADGTWVSLIQSVFHSFGAAVLDPGTGIVLHNRGASFSLDPASPNRLAGGKRPLHTLMPVLVREGGELVGAHGAMGGRAQPQVHTHMALHLAAGSSPEHAVSVPRWVLGAMEAGVTTGAGVVSTERDVPSAGVHAIEGAGFTVQSLGANDDGVGHGQLVRRVAGDGPPHLAAATDPRADGSAVAG; encoded by the coding sequence ATGTCCGCATTCACCGAACGTCCGCTCGCCGCGACGGGCGGCAGGTGGGCCGTCGCGACGCCCCACACCGCGGCCGGCGACGCGGCGGCCGAGGTGCTGCGCGGCGGCGGCAACGCGGTCGACGCGGCCCTCGCCGCCGCCGCCATGCTGACGGTGGTGTACCCCAACCAGTGCTCTGTCGGCGGCGACCTGCTGGCTCTGGTGGGCACCCGGGACGGCGACGTCCGCTTCGTCAACGCCAGCGGCCGGTCCCCCCGCGCGGTCGACGTGGCGTCGCTGACGGCGGCGCACGACATGATGCCGGTCCTCGGCGCCCTGCCGGTGACGGTTCCCGGCGCGGTCGCCGGATGGAGCGCCCTGGCCGAGAACTGGGGCACCCGTCCGCTCGCCTCCGCGCTCGCGCCCGCCGAGGCCGCCGCCCGTGAGGGGGTGCCCGTGGCCCCCGGACTGGCCCACGATCTCGCACGGGAGAGCGACAACCTGGCGCGGGATCCCGGCATGCGCGGCGTGTTCTTCGCCGACGGCGACGTCCTCGCGGCCGGACAGACGCTGCGCCAGCCCCACCTCGCTCGCTCCCTGGCCCTGATCGCCTCGGAAGGCCCCGCCGCGATGTACGGCGGAGAGGTGGGCGCGAGCCTGGTGAAGCTGCTCGCCGCGGGCGGCTCCGCGATGACGGAGGGGGATTTCGCCGCGCACACGGTGGAGCTCTCGCCGGCGCTCGCCGCCGAGTACGACGGCGTCGAGTACCTGTCGGCCGGTGCGAACTCGCAGGGCCTCTACTTCCTCCAGGGACTCAAGGCACTCGACGTGGCCCGCACCGTCCGCGGACCGCTCGACCCGCTGGGCCGCGACGCCGGCCTGGTCGCCTCCGTCCTCGCCTGGACCGCCGGCGACCGTGACCGCCACTGCGCCGACCCGGAGTGGAGCAGCGCCCCCGTCGACCACCTGCTGTCCGACGCGTACGCGCGGCGCATCGCGGAGCACGCCCTGTCGGGCACGGCGGTCGACCTGCTCGCACAGCGCAAGGCGACCGGTGACACCGTGGCGGTGGTGGTGGCCGACGCGGACGGCACCTGGGTCTCCCTGATCCAGAGCGTCTTCCACAGCTTCGGCGCCGCCGTCCTCGACCCCGGCACCGGGATCGTCCTGCACAACCGGGGCGCCTCGTTCTCCCTCGACCCCGCCTCGCCCAACAGGCTGGCCGGGGGGAAGCGACCGCTGCACACGCTCATGCCGGTGCTGGTCCGCGAAGGGGGCGAACTCGTCGGCGCGCACGGCGCCATGGGTGGACGCGCGCAACCCCAGGTGCACACCCACATGGCCCTGCATCTCGCCGCCGGTTCCTCTCCCGAACACGCTGTGTCGGTGCCACGCTGGGTCCTCGGAGCCATGGAGGCGGGCGTGACGACCGGCGCGGGCGTCGTCAGCACCGAGCGGGACGTTCCTTCCGCCGGCGTCCATGCGATCGAGGGGGCGGGCTTCACCGTGCAGTCCCTCGGCGCGAACGACGACGGGGTGGGCCACGGCCAGTTGGTCCGGCGAGTTGCCGGGGACGGCCCACCGCACCTGGCGGCGGCCACCGATCCGCGCGCGGACGGTTCGGCGGTGGCCGGCTGA
- a CDS encoding ABC transporter substrate-binding protein, with amino-acid sequence MARSLSFSSRSAFVMTGGAAALAMALTGCSGTSGGADAAATKAASVKVPAGALVKDGQITYCADISAPPLTYYDVAQKPVGAEIELGDALAAELGVRANWANTSFNGIIPALQAKQCDAIITQLYIKPEREKVVDFVPYMYASNTLVVAGKNADAIKSADDLCGKKAAGQTGTTIVQYLTDQSEKCTAAGKPKIDIRQFTKDSDALQQLRIGLVDAYGTTLETAAYVLKQQPDTFKLVGEPFNRIKVGAATRKDDKALHDALTQALAAVRKNGAYDTILKKWNLTGDDIAN; translated from the coding sequence ATGGCCAGGTCGCTCTCCTTCTCCAGCCGATCGGCGTTCGTCATGACCGGCGGCGCCGCTGCGCTCGCCATGGCCCTCACCGGATGCTCCGGGACCTCCGGCGGCGCCGACGCCGCCGCCACGAAGGCGGCGTCTGTCAAGGTGCCCGCGGGAGCGCTCGTGAAGGACGGTCAGATCACCTACTGTGCGGACATCAGCGCGCCGCCGCTGACGTACTACGACGTCGCGCAGAAGCCGGTGGGCGCCGAGATCGAACTCGGGGACGCGCTGGCCGCCGAGCTCGGGGTCCGGGCGAACTGGGCCAACACCAGCTTCAACGGGATCATCCCGGCGCTGCAGGCCAAGCAGTGCGACGCGATCATCACCCAGCTCTACATCAAGCCGGAGCGGGAGAAGGTCGTCGACTTCGTCCCGTACATGTACGCCTCCAACACCCTCGTCGTGGCCGGGAAGAACGCCGACGCCATCAAGAGCGCGGACGACCTGTGCGGCAAGAAGGCGGCCGGGCAGACGGGCACCACCATCGTCCAGTACCTCACCGACCAGTCCGAGAAGTGCACGGCGGCCGGGAAGCCGAAGATCGACATCCGGCAGTTCACCAAGGACAGCGACGCCCTCCAGCAACTGCGCATCGGACTGGTGGACGCCTACGGCACGACTCTGGAGACCGCCGCGTATGTGCTGAAGCAGCAGCCGGACACCTTCAAGCTCGTCGGCGAACCGTTCAACCGCATCAAGGTGGGCGCCGCGACCCGCAAGGACGACAAGGCCCTGCACGACGCGCTCACCCAGGCGCTGGCAGCGGTACGCAAGAACGGCGCGTACGACACGATCCTCAAGAAGTGGAACCTGACCGGCGACGACATCGCCAACTGA
- a CDS encoding amino acid ABC transporter permease: protein MTHATVLADAGQPVGFDWPFFWHYLFSPSGAFLDGLWRTVYISVIAQLLGVLLGFGVALAQRSRFAPLRWGGGTYVWLIRGTPLLVQLVLVYNGLAAAGIYRFGDVQVGGLVLLGVVQAATLTLALNEAAYMAEIFRAALGAIDPGQAEAAQALGMTPAMTMRVVLLPQAIRIIVPPLGNEFNLMMKSTSLLSVIGLQEMFLTAQSINSATFKTFEIFLVAACYYLALTTVWSFVQRFIERRLADPGQVIAAPSLRERLTGGSLGRTTGREDATLVGKEAH, encoded by the coding sequence GTGACCCACGCAACCGTGCTCGCCGACGCAGGGCAGCCGGTCGGCTTCGACTGGCCGTTCTTCTGGCACTACCTGTTCTCGCCCTCCGGGGCGTTCCTCGACGGACTCTGGCGCACCGTCTACATCTCGGTCATCGCCCAACTGCTCGGCGTGCTCCTCGGGTTCGGCGTCGCCCTGGCCCAGCGCAGCCGTTTCGCCCCGCTGCGCTGGGGCGGCGGGACCTATGTCTGGCTGATCCGCGGCACGCCTCTGCTGGTCCAGCTCGTCCTCGTCTACAACGGACTCGCCGCTGCGGGCATCTACCGCTTCGGTGACGTCCAGGTCGGCGGGCTCGTGCTCCTCGGCGTCGTACAGGCGGCCACGCTGACGCTCGCCCTGAACGAGGCCGCCTACATGGCCGAGATCTTCCGCGCGGCCCTCGGCGCCATCGATCCCGGGCAGGCGGAGGCGGCGCAGGCGCTGGGCATGACCCCCGCGATGACCATGCGGGTCGTGCTGCTGCCGCAGGCGATCCGGATCATCGTTCCGCCGCTGGGCAACGAGTTCAACCTGATGATGAAGTCGACCTCCCTCCTGTCGGTCATCGGCCTGCAGGAGATGTTCCTGACCGCGCAGTCGATCAACTCGGCGACCTTCAAGACCTTCGAGATCTTCCTCGTCGCCGCCTGCTACTACCTCGCGCTGACGACGGTGTGGTCGTTCGTCCAGCGGTTCATCGAGCGCAGACTCGCGGATCCCGGACAGGTGATCGCCGCACCCTCGCTGCGCGAGCGGCTCACCGGTGGCAGCCTGGGCCGCACCACCGGCCGCGAGGACGCCACGCTCGTAGGCAAGGAGGCCCACTGA
- a CDS encoding amino acid ABC transporter ATP-binding protein, with product MSARGVVKRFGDVRVLNGISMDVRAREVVVMVGPSGSGKTTFLRCLNHLERIDEGEILIHGRPVGYRPRASGSDRSVGKRPVEERPKVVAERRRNIGFVFQRFNLFPHLTALDNVAVAPAKVLGMPKAEAREQAQELLARVGLGHKASSRPSALSGGQQQRVAIARALAMKPELMLFDEPTSALDPEMVGEVIAVMKELVDDGMTMIVVTHEMGFARSAADRLVMFDQGAVLEEGPPEKLMTDPAHERTRAFLRRINEGD from the coding sequence ATGTCGGCACGCGGGGTGGTCAAGCGCTTCGGCGACGTCCGGGTGCTGAACGGTATCTCCATGGACGTGCGGGCCCGCGAGGTCGTGGTCATGGTGGGGCCGTCCGGCTCCGGCAAGACCACATTCCTCCGATGCCTCAACCACCTCGAACGCATCGACGAGGGCGAGATCCTCATCCACGGCCGTCCTGTCGGCTACCGACCGCGGGCGTCCGGCTCCGATCGGTCGGTGGGGAAACGGCCGGTGGAGGAGCGGCCGAAGGTGGTGGCCGAGCGCCGCCGCAACATCGGTTTCGTCTTCCAGCGCTTCAACCTCTTTCCCCATCTGACCGCGCTCGACAACGTGGCCGTCGCGCCGGCGAAGGTCCTCGGCATGCCGAAAGCCGAGGCCAGGGAGCAGGCACAGGAGCTCCTGGCGAGGGTGGGCCTCGGGCACAAGGCGTCGTCACGGCCGTCGGCCCTGTCCGGCGGCCAGCAGCAGCGCGTCGCCATCGCCCGCGCCCTCGCCATGAAGCCGGAGTTGATGCTCTTCGACGAACCCACGAGCGCCCTCGACCCCGAGATGGTCGGCGAGGTCATCGCCGTGATGAAGGAACTCGTCGACGACGGCATGACGATGATCGTCGTCACGCATGAGATGGGTTTCGCCCGCTCGGCCGCGGACCGGCTGGTCATGTTCGACCAAGGGGCCGTTCTGGAGGAAGGCCCCCCTGAGAAGCTCATGACCGACCCCGCCCACGAACGCACACGCGCCTTCCTGCGCCGTATCAACGAGGGCGACTGA
- a CDS encoding LysR family transcriptional regulator, with protein MDLDLALVRAFVATARTLHFGRAAEELGTSQQALSKRIARLEKLLSVQLFGRQGGVRLSEAGERFLPAALEALAAGDRAIAAVTGAGPVVRIDTWGHLYAPMRTVADAVQALGPVRWEPSPGRDWPSVAEALLRGDTDLGFGRVHPLPDGRDASLTQRLVRLEPVDAVVGPSHPLAVADVLRPADLRDSVLLCPAELTRLDFLRRFADEFRIPRRHDGPNLGLDHLVRHIRTEPDAFTLFPADAPLPDHAGLRCIPLADPTPLYAWSLAWRESSRHPGLDTLLRGFTEAGRTRRWLDYTPQRDWIPDIDHSKLTVHEPPVAAAGAPRPASARDC; from the coding sequence ATGGACCTCGATCTCGCGCTGGTCCGCGCTTTTGTCGCGACAGCCCGGACCCTGCATTTCGGGAGGGCCGCCGAAGAGCTGGGCACCAGCCAACAGGCGCTGTCCAAGCGCATAGCGCGGCTGGAGAAGCTGCTGTCCGTGCAGCTGTTCGGGCGCCAGGGCGGGGTCCGGCTGAGCGAGGCGGGGGAGCGGTTTCTGCCGGCCGCGCTCGAGGCGCTCGCTGCGGGCGATCGCGCGATCGCGGCGGTGACGGGTGCCGGACCGGTCGTACGGATCGACACCTGGGGACATCTGTACGCGCCGATGCGCACGGTCGCCGACGCGGTACAGGCACTCGGTCCGGTGCGGTGGGAGCCGAGCCCGGGACGGGACTGGCCGTCGGTGGCGGAGGCGTTGCTGCGCGGCGACACCGATCTCGGATTCGGCCGGGTGCACCCGCTCCCCGACGGCCGGGACGCGAGCCTCACCCAGCGGCTGGTACGGCTGGAACCCGTCGACGCAGTCGTCGGCCCGTCCCACCCACTGGCCGTCGCCGACGTACTGCGCCCTGCGGACCTGCGCGACAGCGTGCTGTTGTGTCCGGCGGAACTGACCCGCCTCGACTTCCTGCGCCGCTTCGCCGACGAATTCCGGATACCGCGCCGGCACGACGGCCCCAATCTGGGCCTGGACCATCTCGTGCGGCACATCCGTACCGAGCCCGACGCCTTCACCCTCTTCCCCGCCGACGCGCCGCTGCCGGACCACGCGGGCCTGCGCTGTATTCCCCTCGCCGACCCGACACCGCTGTACGCGTGGTCGCTGGCCTGGCGCGAATCCTCCCGCCACCCCGGACTCGACACCTTGCTACGAGGCTTCACCGAAGCCGGCCGTACTCGGCGCTGGCTGGACTACACACCGCAGCGTGACTGGATCCCCGACATCGACCACTCGAAACTCACGGTTCACGAGCCACCGGTCGCCGCCGCGGGCGCGCCGAGGCCGGCGTCTGCTCGGGACTGCTGA
- a CDS encoding zinc-binding dehydrogenase gives MKAFIPTGDPSEPVVLADVAEPTPRPDEVLVKVEAFSVNRGETFKLEKPAPGDRPGKDIAGLVVQSAADGSGPSGVTRVVGHPMGGGWAEYVAVPTDALAELPDSVCAVQGAALPLAGLTALRLLRAAGPVLGRRILLTGASGGVGHFVTELATAAGAQVTAVTRNAERGARLAELGATDVVHHVSDAQGPYDIVLESTGGPALSLALAHLAGRGTVIWFGQASRMPATLDFFDFFTGPESASIRHFHYLDADSRLDEDLATLVRLTAEGRLHPEIGRVTDWADTATVLAALSDRRIRGKAVLTLP, from the coding sequence ATGAAGGCCTTCATACCGACCGGAGATCCCTCCGAGCCGGTCGTGCTCGCCGATGTGGCGGAGCCGACGCCTCGCCCCGACGAAGTGCTGGTGAAGGTCGAGGCCTTCTCCGTCAACCGGGGCGAGACGTTCAAGCTGGAGAAGCCCGCCCCCGGCGACCGGCCGGGCAAGGACATCGCGGGGCTGGTGGTGCAGTCGGCCGCCGACGGCAGCGGACCGTCCGGGGTCACCCGGGTCGTCGGTCACCCCATGGGAGGCGGCTGGGCGGAGTACGTGGCCGTGCCGACCGACGCGCTCGCCGAGCTGCCGGACAGCGTCTGCGCGGTCCAGGGCGCGGCGCTGCCGCTCGCCGGGCTCACCGCGCTGCGGCTGCTGCGCGCCGCCGGACCCGTGCTGGGCCGGCGGATCCTGCTGACCGGTGCTTCCGGGGGTGTGGGCCACTTCGTCACCGAGCTCGCGACCGCCGCCGGGGCCCAGGTCACCGCCGTGACCAGGAACGCCGAGCGCGGTGCGCGGCTCGCGGAACTCGGCGCCACCGATGTCGTGCACCACGTCAGCGATGCTCAGGGCCCTTACGACATCGTGCTGGAGTCGACCGGCGGGCCGGCACTCTCCCTCGCGCTCGCGCATCTCGCCGGGCGCGGCACGGTGATCTGGTTCGGGCAGGCCAGCCGCATGCCGGCGACGCTCGACTTCTTCGACTTCTTCACCGGGCCCGAATCGGCTTCCATCCGCCATTTCCACTACCTCGACGCGGACAGCCGCCTCGACGAAGATCTGGCGACGCTCGTCCGACTGACCGCCGAAGGCCGACTGCACCCCGAGATCGGCCGTGTCACCGACTGGGCCGACACCGCGACCGTCCTCGCCGCCCTGAGCGACCGCCGGATCCGCGGCAAGGCCGTCCTCACCCTGCCTTGA
- a CDS encoding nuclear transport factor 2 family protein translates to MITSDPRAVVIRYVEAVRDGDGDVIHDSFHADATWHYPGDLPISKVWHGRDAIINEFLGGMGPAFVPGTLEIELVSTIAEGDRVVAEWTARATTVRGDTYDNRCLGIYTVRDGRIASVIEYADTRHVAATLFPDEDAHRPAGTE, encoded by the coding sequence ATGATCACCAGTGACCCCAGGGCCGTCGTCATCCGCTATGTCGAGGCCGTACGCGACGGCGACGGCGATGTCATCCACGACAGCTTCCACGCGGACGCGACCTGGCACTATCCGGGCGACCTGCCCATCTCCAAGGTGTGGCACGGACGCGACGCGATCATCAACGAGTTCCTCGGCGGCATGGGACCTGCCTTCGTCCCCGGCACCCTGGAAATCGAACTGGTCAGTACCATCGCCGAGGGCGACCGCGTGGTGGCCGAATGGACCGCCAGGGCCACGACCGTACGCGGCGACACCTACGACAACCGTTGCCTCGGCATCTACACGGTCCGCGACGGCAGGATCGCCTCGGTCATCGAATACGCCGACACCCGGCACGTGGCCGCGACCCTCTTCCCGGACGAGGACGCCCACCGCCCCGCCGGCACCGAGTGA